A section of the Carya illinoinensis cultivar Pawnee chromosome 12, C.illinoinensisPawnee_v1, whole genome shotgun sequence genome encodes:
- the LOC122290131 gene encoding uncharacterized protein LOC122290131 produces the protein MKAPENDPITLSNHLICSLLDCIPHAETFRGKWSLVRAKLTDLQIHLSDFADFPNSSSSIPLSLDLLHSISHTLTDAVSLCHKCQTPNFSDGKLKTQSDIDSVLAKLDRHVKDSDILIKSGVLRDGVAPSTSSSSKREAARAESRGLITRLQIGSAESKNSAMDSLLRLLEADDKNVMIAVAQGMVPVLVRLLDSSSSWEMKEKALAAISRISTVDSSKHVLIAEGLLVLNHLLRVLDLGSGFAKEKACVTLQALTFSKENARAIGSRGGVSSLLEICQAGTPGSQAFAAGVLRNLAVFSEIRENFVEENGVAVLLGLASSGTVLAQENAIGCLCNLISEDESLKLQLFKEGGIECLKNFWDSAPTVQSLEVAVDLLRHLASCPIIAEVVVSDGFVARLMGVLNCGVLGVRVAAARAVYELGFSTRTRKEIGECGCIGPLIKMLDGKAVEEKEAAAKALSILMLYAGNRKVFRKDERGMGNAVQVLDPSVQNLDKQYPVSILASLAHSKKCRKQMVAAGACVYLQKLVEMDIEGSKKLLDSLGRSKILGVFSRP, from the coding sequence ATGAAAGCACCAGAAAACGACCCAATAACCCTCTCCAACCACCTCATCTGTTCGCTCCTAGACTGTATCCCACACGCTGAGACCTTCAGAGGAAAATGGTCTCTAGTCAGAGCCAAGCTTACTGATCTCCAAATTCACCTCTCCGATTTCGCCGACTTCCCCAACTCTTCCTCatccatccctctctctctcgacCTCCTCCACTCCATTTCCCACACATTGACCGACGCCGTCTCCCTCTGCCACAAGTGTCAGACCCCTAATTTTTCAGATGGTAAGCTCAAGACCCAGAGCGACATCGATTCCGTCCTAGCCAAGCTCGATCGCCACGTCAAGGATTCCGATATTCTGATCAAGAGCGGGGTTCTCCGAGACGGCGTCGCCCCGAGCACCTCTTCTTCCTCTAAGAGAGAGGCCGCTCGGGCTGAGTCGAGGGGCTTGATTACCCGCTTGCAGATTGGGAGCGCTGAGTCCAAGAACTCGGCCATGGACTCCTTGCTCAGGCTTCTCGAAGCAGATGACAAGAACGTGATGATCGCCGTGGCGCAGGGAATGGTTCCTGTGCTCGTTCGCCTACTCGATAGCTCCTCCTCCTGGGAGATGAAGGAGAAGGCCCTCGCCGCGATCTCTAGGATCTCTACGGTGGATAGTAGCAAACATGTGCTGATCGCCGAGGGTTTGTTGGTTTTGAACCATTTGCTCCGTGTTTTGGATTTGGGAAGTGGATTCGCCAAGGAGAAAGCTTGTGTGACCCTCCAAGCGCTGACCTTTTCGAAGGAGAACGCAAGGGCGATTGGGTCTCGAGGTGGGGTTTCGTCGCTGCTGGAGATTTGCCAGGCCGGCACGCCGGGTTCTCAAGCTTTCGCTGCTGGGGTTCTGAGAAATCTCGCTGTGTTCAGTGAAATCAGAGAGAATTTTGTCGAGGAAAATGGGGTCGCCGTTCTTTTGGGGCTTGCAAGTTCGGGGACTGTATTGGCGCAAGAAAATGCAATTGGGTGTTTATGCAATTTGATCTCCGAGGATGAAAGTTTGAAGCTTCAACTTTTCAAGGAAGGTGGGATTGAGTGTTTGAAGAATTTCTGGGACTCGGCTCCTACGGTTCAGAGTCTCGAAGTCGCGGTGGACTTGTTGAGGCACTTAGCCTCGTGCCCCATAATCGCTGAAGTTGTTGTTTCAGATGGGTTTGTAGCCCGGCTTATGGGGGTCTTGAATTGTGGCGTTTTAGGGGTGAGAGTTGCGGCGGCTCGTGCTGTGTACGAGCTGGGATTCAGCACAAGAACTCGGAAAGAGATTGGTGAATGTGGTTGCATTGGTCCTTTAATCAAGATGTTGGATGGTAAGGCTGTGGAAGAGAAAGAAGCGGCCGCCAAGGCCTTGTCGATTTTGATGTTATATGCAGGGAATCGGAAGGTTTTCAGGAAGGATGAGAGGGGAATGGGGAATGCAGTCCAGGTTTTGGATCCTTCGGTTCAGAATTTAGATAAGCAATACCCTGTTTCTATATTAGCCTCACTTGCGCATTCAAAAAAGTGTAGGAAACAAATGGTTGCTGCCGGTGCTTGTGTTTACTTGCAGAAGCTTGTTGAGATGGATATTGAGGGGTCCAAGAAACTATTGGATAGCCTTGGTCGTAGTAAGATTTTGGGCGTTTTCTCCAGACCTTAG
- the LOC122290067 gene encoding uncharacterized protein LOC122290067 yields the protein MVHSLSKVLIICRKRLSKCIEGSHQEGQKQRSWSECWKMQVPNTTKTFLWRACLEALPTMLNLFKKKIVDSPMCPICCREEETTTHALWSCSSAMDVWSQGHIFFQKSTLREASFKELYECLTLLCDRELLDLFSVIARSIWLRRNKLLFEGSFLHPNMLLRQASQSLEEFKTAQPSKMVKTQVASIHPSRWTPPPSNWVKINWDAAVNVDQGRIGISLVARDHEGSILATKKLSVPNLAEPVLAEALGAFHAASLARELELNSVILEGDALQIVARINHHFERWDRVGMVFLDTRMVLSSLVQWKVVFVRRSGNQFAHGLAKESLELAESSVELVVRPLCNHVPSFP from the coding sequence ATGGTTCATTCACTGTCAAAAGTGCTTATCATATGCAGAAAGAGGCTATCAAAATGCATAGAGGGCAGTCATCAAGAGGGACAGAAACAGAGAAGCTGGTCTGAATGCTGGAAGATGCAGGTCCCTAATACCACAAAAACTTTCTTATGGCGTGCATGTCTTGAGGCTCTTCCCACCATGCTCAACCTTTTCAAGAAGAAGATAGTGGACTCTCCTATGTGCCCCATCTGCTGCAGAGAAGAGGAGACCACCACCCATGCTCTATGGAGCTGCAGTTCAGCCATGGATGTTTGGAGTCAAGGCCatatcttttttcaaaaaagcacTTTGAGGGAAGCCAGCTTTAAAGAGTTGTATGAATGTCTCACTCTACTGTGTGATAGGGAATTACTTGACCTGTTCTCAGTCATTGCTAGGAGCATATGGTTAAGAAGGAATAAGCTGCTATTTGAAGGGTCATTCTTGCACCCAAACATGCTACTGAGGCAAGCATCCCAGTCCCTAGAAGAGTTCAAGACAGCTCAACCTAGTAAGATGGTTAAAACTCAAGTGGCCTCTATTCACCCCTCGAGGTGGACCCCTCCTCCATCTAATTGGGTAAAaataaattgggatgctgctgTGAATGTGGATCAAGGTAGAATTGGAATAAGTCTGGTGGCTCGAGACCATGAGGGTTCCATTTTGGCCACTAAGAAGCTCTCTGTCCCCAACTTGGCTGAACCTGTGTTGGCTGAAGCCTTAGGAGCTTTTCATGCAGCTTCCTTGGCAAGGGAATTGGAGTTGAACTCGGTTATTCTGGAAGGAGATGCACTCCAGATTGTGGCAAGGATCAACCACCATTTTGAAAGATGGGATAGAGTGGGCATGGTTTTCTTGGACACTAGGATGGTACTATCTAGTTTGGTCCAGTGGAAAGTAGTTTTTGTTAGGAGGAGTGGCAACCAGTTTGCTCATGGTCTAGCTAAGGAATCTTTAGAGCTAGCTGAGAGCTCAGTTGAGTTGGTCGTTAGACCTCTTTGTAATCATGTTCCTTCTTTTCCTTGA